In Apium graveolens cultivar Ventura chromosome 10, ASM990537v1, whole genome shotgun sequence, the following are encoded in one genomic region:
- the LOC141693504 gene encoding uncharacterized protein LOC141693504 has product MGEAKSGKISLKLLVDRNENKVIFGEAGKDFVDFLFHFLSLPVGTVVKLLSKNKMVGSLGKIYESIEAMNVSYMEPNVDKDEVLSPKVYSSLGGTPLLLGNKSAADDELDGTKVYYRCNRGCAYMSNNMLVRCTACGNKSLGVEIRYIESPENEKAAEIGKGGGYVKELVNYMIMDNLVVKPMSTISSITLLSNVKDMTAVETLEIYIGKNEAVDLLKESFETDKVLTSLFLGIQSSSKLSAHKKRSKKRDY; this is encoded by the exons ATGGGAGAAGCTAAATCAGGAAAAATCAGCCTGAAGCTCCTTGTAGACAGAAATGAAAATAAAGTTATCTTTGGGGAAGCCGGAAAAGATTTTGTTGATTTTCTTTTCCATTTTCTTTCTCTTCCAGTTGGTACAGTTGTTAAGCTTTTGTCCAAAAACAAAATGGTTGGCTCTTTGGGAAAAATCTACGAAAGCATCGAAGCTATGAATGTCAGTTACATGGAGCCTAACGTGGATAAAGATGAAGTTCTGAGTCCAAAAGTTTATTCCAGCCTTGGAGGTACTCCTTTGTTGCTGGGCAACAAAAGTGCTGCTGATGATGAACTTGATGGCACCAAGGTTTACTACAGATGTAACAGAGGTTGTGCATATATGTCAAATAATATGCTGGTAAGATGTACTGCTTGTGGAAACAAGAGTTTGGGGGTGGAAATAAGGTACATCGAGTCTCCGGAGAATGAGAAGGCTGCAGAAATTGGAAAAGGAGGAGGATATGTAAAAGAGCTGGTTAATTATATGATCATGGACAATCTTGTGGTGAAGCCCATGTCAACTATTTCGAGTATAACTCTTCTCAGCAATGTTAAAGACATGACTGCAGTTGAGACGCTTGAGATTTATATAGGAAAGAATGAG GCTGTGGATCTGCTCAAGGAATCGTTTGAAACAGATAAGGTTTTGACCTCTCTGTTTCTTGGGATACAAAGCTCTTCTAAACTAAGTGCTCATAAAAAGAGATCCAAGAAGAGAGATTATTAA
- the LOC141691227 gene encoding uncharacterized protein LOC141691227: MGNTKISLRLLVDRNSNRVVIGEAGKDFVDFLFHLISIPAGTVVKYLFDHEMVGSLWNIYDSIEAMHENYMEPNLNKHNVLNPKVSSSSLADTPFLLAEIAKEERSVPKVLYRCGYHSYSTKPNSSSTKRRRNHTSITFHPYVSNDPGAKCPTCGKEMTKQLTYVHSPAKEVEVESGSGYVKGLMKYVVMDNLQVKPMSAVSAISVLTACEVKDLDALETLEVFIGQEEAAELMKASFITDRVLTRLFLGNQKA, translated from the exons ATGGGTAACACTAAAATCAGCCTGAGGCTCCTTGTAGACAGAAATTCCAATAGAGTAGTCAtaggagaagctggaaaagatTTTGTTGATTTTCTTTTTCATCTAATTTCGATTCCGGCCGGCACAGTTGTAAAATATCTGTTCGACCACGAGATGGTTGGATCTTTGTGGAATATTTACGATAGCATCGAAGCCATGCATGAAAATTACATGGAACCAAATCTGAATAAACATAATGTACTGAATCCGAAAGTATCATCAAGCTCTCTTGCAGATACTCCGTTCTTGTTGGCAGAAATAGCCAAGGAAGAACGAAGTGTACCAAAAGTTCTATACCGATGTGGCTATCATAGCTACAGCACTAAACCTAATAGCAGCAGTACTAAACGTAGGCGTAATCATACTAGTATTACTTTTCATCCATATGTGTCCAACGATCCTGGAGCCAAGTGCCCTACATGTGGGAAGGAGATGACGAAACAATTGACGTATGTCCATAGTCCCGCCAAGGAAGTTGAAGTTGAAAGTGGATCAGGATATGTTAAAGGGTTAATGAAGTATGTAGTTATGGATAATCTTCAAGTGAAGCCAATGTCTGCTGTTTCTGCTATTTCTGTGCTCACTGCTTGTGAAGTTAAAGACTTGGATGCGCTCGAGACACTGGAGGTTTTTATCGGACAAGAGGAG GCTGCGGAGTTGATGAAGGCCTCTTTTATCACAGATAGAGTATTGACTCGCTTGTTTCTTGGAAATCAGAAGGCATAA